GTTCTGCGGCATCTACCCGCTAGAGTGTTCTTGGCTCTGAGGCCAGGTGCGAAAGCCCAGGTTTCCGATGCCGATGGTGGATGTAGTTCAGTTGGTAGAGCACCAGGTTGTGATCCTGGCTGTCGCGGGTTCGAGTCCCGTCATCCACCCCGACGAGTGGGAGGTCCGAATTTCGGACCTCCCACTTTTCGTTTTCGCCGAGAAGTTCCGCCTGCTGTCGATATCGGGTCCGACCGTACGTCACCATGGTGTCGGGCCACTCCGGTCCGGCGGCAGATGAGGTGGAGGAACGATGAAATACGCACTGCTGCTCATGGGACATGTCGACGACCCGGCGTGCGGCGAGGAGGGTGGTGCCACGCCCGAGGAGTTCTTCGCGTTCGACGAGGAGATCACCAAGGCCGGCGTCGTGGTCAGCTCTTTCGCCCTGGAGGACGAACGCGCGGTCGTGCACACGAACGGCACCGGGGAGCGTGTGGTGGCGTCGTCGGGTCCGTTCGCCGAGGTTCGCGAGTTCGTCGGCGGTGTCTACGTCATCGACGTCGCCGACATCGACGAGGCTATCGAATGGGCTCGTCGTAGCCCGGGATCGGCACCTGGCGGTCACGTGGAGATCCGGCCGCTTGCACCGTACTGAGCCGTGAACGGGCCATCCGACCGCTCGGCGGGCGCGCCTCTCGCGGCCCGTCGAGCGGTCGCCACGATCGACCGCGACGTCCGCACACGTGTCATCGCCACCCTCACCAAGAGATTCGGCGACCTCGACCGTGCCGAGGACGCACTCCAGGACGCGCTGACCCAAGCGCTGATCACCTGGCCGCGGTCCGGCGTCCCCGAATCGCCGGAAGCATGGCTGATCACGACGGCCAAGCGTCGGGTGCTCGATGCGCTGCGCCGGGAGAACGTCCTTGCCGGGAAACTCGTTCAGCTCCAGAGTGATTGGGACCGCGCGCCCGTTCCGGCGGACTTCGGCGACCCCGCCGACATCACGCAGCCGGCTTTGCCCGACGAACGTCTCGGTATGTTCTTCGCGTGTACCCACCCGGTTCTACGGATCGAGGACCGGATCGCGCTCATGTTGCGATTCGTCGCCGGGCTGACCACACCCGAGGTCGCGCACGCCCTCCTGATACCGGTTCCGACCGCACAGCAGCGACTCGTGCGCGCGAAGAAGCGGATCAAGGCACTGGGTGTCCCGTTCCATGCGCCACGCCCCGACGACCTGCCCGCCCGTCTCGGCGGCGTCCTGCGCGTTGTGTACCTGCTGTATTCGGAGGGCTTCGCACGGTCGACGGGCAGCTCGCACATCCGCGACGACATCACCGCCGAGGCCATCTCCCTCGCGCGGACGCTTCAGGGACTGCTCCCCTGCGCCGAGACGGAG
The sequence above is drawn from the Gordonia rubripertincta genome and encodes:
- a CDS encoding YciI family protein; protein product: MKYALLLMGHVDDPACGEEGGATPEEFFAFDEEITKAGVVVSSFALEDERAVVHTNGTGERVVASSGPFAEVREFVGGVYVIDVADIDEAIEWARRSPGSAPGGHVEIRPLAPY
- a CDS encoding RNA polymerase sigma factor — its product is MNGPSDRSAGAPLAARRAVATIDRDVRTRVIATLTKRFGDLDRAEDALQDALTQALITWPRSGVPESPEAWLITTAKRRVLDALRRENVLAGKLVQLQSDWDRAPVPADFGDPADITQPALPDERLGMFFACTHPVLRIEDRIALMLRFVAGLTTPEVAHALLIPVPTAQQRLVRAKKRIKALGVPFHAPRPDDLPARLGGVLRVVYLLYSEGFARSTGSSHIRDDITAEAISLARTLQGLLPCAETEGLLALLLLTESRRPARVGPDGRPIALSDQDRALWDAELVTEGTALAESAAAQRDAGAYTIQAAIAAVHAEARTAEDTDWAQIAVLYRLLEAHDPGPVVRVGRAVAIGRAFGPSRGLELLDRLASNTALERYRPFHVARALTLAELDDHDGAAAAYRRALELPGNEAEDDYLAGALTGLTRDF